In the Nothobranchius furzeri strain GRZ-AD chromosome 1, NfurGRZ-RIMD1, whole genome shotgun sequence genome, ttCTAGATGTACGGTAGGGCAAGGCCAACAAAAACATTCTTGTTGCAACTGCTAAATGGTTCAGTTTAAAACATATAGGGTTAATTTCACTTGTGCTGTGTTtgttgacaggttagagcacagcatTTGGGGGAGGGGGTCATTCAGGGATAAGTCATGGGCTTGCGACTTTAACCTAATTTAAGTtattagtttgcagtgtaactgcctttgttcttcaatatgcatatttgttcatttaataaaaaaatggccactttgagatttataccccattctttttttttttactattcaaaagagcccgtccttgcagtcaaaaaagtaactaagtaacttttactctgactacatttgaaataccgtaaatcctctaatacaggcccgggcctgtatttgactcaagctcatcaagctccagaccTTTATTGGaaagagggccagtattagaggtaggcctctatttctatttgagcaaaatgaacaaatggttcgctggagtttttgacaattaaaattgcgcccacattttcaaagttaaacacatttcttttaacaacggtagtttctgcttcagccctctcccccctccccctgcgcagcggctgcaaactcactgcagCCTTTcagtgctgctctaaacattaaaataattatttcattttctgttactcacttctgatgaccttcaatggtgtctgtttgttgcaaccaccaggtacaaaaactaacttgtttttatttgactatttttctgtcctgcctgtttattatcttcctgcatctcctctcaatcctaaagaaaaactgctacctgggttcatatatattcaccttatgagttacctttgaactgcagttctaaaagatctaccgaccacaaaaacagcggagcgctcgctgcttggcggccacatcagtgatcggtgcgtcaccggaggacaaggtgatgcgccccgctccgcagcgaaacgcatcaggcacaaataaaagacagaaaacattaaaggaaatgaaccgacacgaacgatcgcgtgttaaattcgtttttgaggtggcgacacctgattgttactgtggccgtgctcaggaggcagatctaccgaccgcaagaacagcggagtgctccctgcttggcggccgcatcagtgatcggtgcgtcggaggacaaggtgatgcgccccgctccacagcagcaaaacacatcaggcgcaaataaaagacagaaaacattaaaggaaatgaaccaacatgaacgatcgcgtgtcagtaccgacgctctggcacagcgcgtcgcgcccccccccccccccagcgcaggagcttgtcacctgctgacagcaggctgctgtcttttctgagggctgcattgccggtcattatcatgtgatagagactagtcgatgacgggcataaaaagtcaatatagtgaagtcgactagtccatacaacccctactactgctccatagagtgttctgcagcataatcagcacgttctctttgaacttgatatcaaattttcgcctcctattcatctccgcacggttcaagttaccctcgcggtctatcactggcaaatcaaaagtgagacgatgacataaccgccccccgtacttgcttgttaccacattccacccggccacaataagagaccggccattattcacctccgccgactccacgaccaaaattggagacccggcctttaattgaataccggcctgtattagaggatttgcggtaagctactttttacttttacttgagtacattttgaggcaggtacttttacttgtaattgagtaaaatttcatgaaagtaattatacttgtacttaagtacaacattttagtactctttccacctctggcgcTCAGGAGCCATTTGGTGGTGATGATCTAGAAATATACCAGATGCACCTTGCTGAAACAtgtttcacttcctgtctggctcctgTAACTTCCTTAACTTCATGACAATCTGCATGAAGCGTCTGGAGAAAAATAGACTCCATGCAGAATTTTTCAGGAGCTCCGCATCCAATTCCAAACCGCAGTCGGCGTGAATGTTCTGATTGGACACAATGTTTGATCTGGAAGCCGTATGGAAACCGGATCACATCCGTTTCACATTCAGTGTGAAAGAGGCTGTAAAAAAGTGCAGACTCAGGACATGAATGGGCATACAATTATATGCTTTTATTTGAAAATTTCAATACAATATATGGCAGTGACTCCCCTGATTGACCTGTACATGACATCAAAGCAAAAATAGCCAAATAATCCACAGCACAACCACCAAATGTTAACTTTTGATCaaaccaaatatatatatatatatatatatatatatatatatatatatatatatatatatatatatatatatatatatatatatatatatatatatatatataatatatgtcaGTATACTGTAGCAGTCACAGAAAATAAAGTGTATATAGTGCATTAAGAATAAACCTCGTTACTCAGTTGGAACATAAACTGTTTTTATTCGTTACCTGGATCAGGTGATTTTACTAAACCTGGTTTCCTCTGATTGGTTCATTTACAAAAGCACTGGATGTTTAAGCATGGTCATTATTAGAAGTAATATCACTTTTACTAGACCCTTCATTTTGTTTTCGGCCCTGAATGACACCTTTTAGGTTGTTTTGTACCTTtgtaatttccctgtaataatcAGGCTGGTGGCAAGTGACAAAAAGCTTCCATATTACAATATTTAACAATACTCTGATATGTTTTTCTAAATAAGATTAAATGCTCTACACACAGGATAAATCTATTATTAACTATCGATGGGCTTGAACTTTAAAGGGACAAACGTAAAAAAATAATTTACATTAGAGCAAAGATGCTTTAATATTTGCAAAAAAATCTTCCTACAGCTCATTTGTCACTTGTTGAAGAACAATCTAGAACTTCTAGACATTTTGCAGCAAAGCtgttttttatattgttttttttgtgtgtaactTGTAAAAAATTTGCATTTGCTAAAGTAGAAGTCCAGTCATTCCTACATGACACTTCACAGTTTCTAACATAGTTGTAATAATTGATTACAGATTTTTACGCACTTTTCCATTAAGTTGGATAAAGCAAGAAGCTAACAGAATGCTAAAACTGAATATGTTTATATTGAAATAATAGGAATGCTCTCTATAAGGTACAGAGAAACTTGATACACACTGATTTACTTGTTTTCCCCTTGAATTAAAACTTAATCTTGAAATGTTTTGTGACGAGTCATGTAAAACAACATATGGTTGGTTTTTGTTTTCTGGTTTTAAAGAGGTCCACCAATGGAGACAAAAATAGCAGGTAACTAAGCGTCAATGTCGTTATTATCAAATAGAATCACACATTTTTTGTAATGCTAACTTATGACTTTGAAACATAAGTTTCTCgtgaggtttttatttttttcagtggcAGTATTGGGCTTCCATACCACATATAGAAACAGGAGTGAGAACTGAATAATGATCTATCTGTTGTGGAGATTTAATGTGAGACACCTCAAATAAAGCTGGGAGTGACATGGATCTTCATAAACACCCTTTCTGtgctaatttatttttatttctacacaaagacaccaaaataaaagcatcatgGCACACACAGAAGAGTTAAAATAGATTAATACATTTTGTATTAATATTAGCTAAAGCTTTCAAGTAGAAAGCATCTTTGGATATACTTCCAACAGGGAATCCAACCTCTATTTCCTCCTCCAAAATAAAAGCTtcaggcaaaaaaataaaataaaagtttggTGTTTATCCACTAAGTAAGTGAATACTATGTGATCTAAGTTATAACTGATTATTCATATACTCTTGTGCAATAACACTGAGTCCAAATACAAGTAATACAGGTAGGAAAATAAAATGTTCATATTGTATAAGATTTAAAACGTAGCCATACTTTTAGGTTAAACTGCTACAGCACCACAACCTCTACTGGTTTCAAGCATAAAAGGGATCTTATATCTTTCACATTGCTGAGGAAAGATGAATGCATAAAAAAAACCTGTTGTTGAACTTTTGTTTGGAAGAAAGTCCTCTCTGATAGGAGACACTATACCGCTCTGTTCGACTGCAAACTACTGCTTTAGGAGCTAAGCTTGTTTTTACTAAAGTTTTGTGATTTACTCGCAGAAGTTTGTGCTGTGTCTATGATTTCTGATCATATGTGAgggggtcagtgtgtgtgttctccTACAGTCCCTCCGCTGTTCTGTCCTTTGTGTAGCCTTAAGTTCCTTGGGAGCCCTGTTGGATAAAAAAGAGAGAGCAAAAACATTAATCTCAAGGAGAGGCTGTGTTTGGTTAATATAGAAATCACAAGCACTGAGTACTCACTGAGTTGATAAACATTTACCAGAGTTCACATTTGAAGAAGAATACAGATCTATGCCAGCCAGAGGCTGAGTTATGCTGTTCTGTGGTGATTAAAACCACTTTTATCGTCCTAGACTCAATATAGACAACCATAAATGTTTTTAGGCTCGTTAAGAATAAGAAATATAGAAAAATAATAGATTTTTTAACAATCGGACATGAGTTACAAACACTACTAATTAACCTTATTTTATATTTGATCCGTCACTTTGAGTAAACACAGACAAACAGCTCTGttataaaagcagaaaaaagtagctgtaaaattttttttatcaaaagctttgatggttgtaAAAGAAAAATATCTTTGGATGTCACAACACAGAGGATGTTGGGTCATAATAAAAGAGGTGTACATCATATGGCTGTGGTGTGTTTTGCCCTTAATCTGCCATCTTTACTCGCGTTGACTTTAAAAATCTCAAGAAATGCGAGTTTGACCTTTAGATGGACAGGAAGTGCATGTCATGGTAAACATGACAAAATAAGAGTATGCCTGCAAAGCAGAATGTGACTAAATAATTTTATGaatcagttttttttattgttaatttgtttttaatgatcATTTGGAGCCAAAAATAGAAATTAAAAATTTATTTAACTGAATTTATTAGAAccaattttttaaaaatatgtttctcAGTAATTATTAGGTCACAGCATTCAACAAGTTTTAACTAACAGCCACTCTGTCCCAACAGGTGTCCTCTGATAAGGCCTGGGAGTCGTGACACGTGCTTACAGAGTTGTTTCTTTTGCGCTTCCAGCAGTCAGGGTTGAGCctcttctgctcatcggcgagagCTCTGGCCTGCAGAATGAAAACTTGACGGTCCTCGCTTCGCAGTTTCTTCCACTGCTCTCCGAGAAGGACGCTGATGGCTCTGCAACACACACACTTATTacaacacacacagatgggatagaTCTCATCAGAGAGACAGGGGACACGCACCTGTTGTCTTTGCCTGGATACATCTGTGTGTATTCCACTCTAAACCTTTTGGCAAAGAGCATGAAGGCATTCATTGGCCGCTTGCATTTAGTGGGCGGGGCACTGGTTCCTCCTTTGACACACTGTTTTTTTGTTGTCTTTTGATGTTTGAGGTGGCTGGGACTGTGGCAGTCTGCAGGTTCAAATTACAACACAGGAAGATCCCTTTCATTAAAGCGCATGTGTTACACCCCCCAGCTTCCTTAGAAAACCTCTGTGCATCTATCATTCAGCAAAATTCATGTTATTCCAGCTTTACTTGATTTATTAAACACAAGACCTTGTACAGTGTCTCTGTCTGGAGAAACAGCGCCCCCGCTGGACTGAGAGGCACGACGACGTCTAGCCATGCTGCTCAACACGTACACAGCAGACGAGTCCAGGGGAGTAAAGTCGTAACTGGAAAAGTCAGAGACAGTTTATTCACAGAGGAATCCAACTCAAAAACAAACACAGCTGATGAGGTTTAAATGTTCCGCTCTTTTCAGGATTAAATTCAAACAGGAAAAACAatcctagttttcttgtccggggattggaccgccaaggctcccgccttggtctgccacccgattcgcattgcaccggacccttcatgttcctcctgcgggtggtgggtccacagttggacgagcccatgtatccggttcgggctgggcccggccgggccccatgggcgaaagcccggccaccaggcgctcgctcacgggccccaaccccaggcctggctccagggtgggaccccggtaaccctccgggccgggtactccgactcttcgttttaaccgccatgaaagatccttcgaaccgttctttgtctcacccttcacctaagaccaatttgtcatgggagaccctaccaggggcactaagtgccccagacaacatagctcctaggatcattagggcactcaaactcctccaccacgataaggtgacggttcaaggaggtcgatgatagattttgtagtcgtatcatctgacctgcggccgtatgttttggacacccgagtgaagagaggggcggagctgtcaactgatcaccacctggtggtgagttggatcagatggcaagggaacatgccgcgtagacctggcagacccaaacgcatagtgagggtctgctgggaacgcctggcagaaaaacctgtcaagacggtcttcaactcccacctccggcagagctttgaccacgtcccgagagcagtgggggacattgagtccgagtgggccttgttccactctgcgattgtcgaggcggctgttgctagctgtggtcgtaaggtggccggtgccagtcgtggtggcaacccccgtacccgctggtggacaccagaggttcggggagccgtcaggctgaagaaggaggcctacagggcgtggctggtctgtgggtctccggaggcagcagacaggtaccggatagccaagcggggtgcagcagtggcagttgccgaggcaaaatctcgggcgtgggaggagtttggtgaggccatggagaaagactatcgatcggctccaaagaggttctggcaaactgtccggcgcctcaggagaggaaggcagcaactcgctcacactgtttacagtggggatggggagctgctgacgtcaactgaggctatagtcggacggtggaaggaatactttgaggagctcctcaatcccaccaatgcgcattccgaggaggaaccagagctgggaggcctggggatggactgtccaatctcgggggcagaagttgctgaggtagtcaaacaactacacagcggcggagccccaggggcggatgaggttcgtcctgggtatctcaaggctatggatgttgtagggctgtcatggttgacatgtctctacaacattgcgtggtcatcgggggcagttcctagggagtggcagaccggggtggtggtccccatctttaagaagggtgacctgagggtgtgttccaactatagggggatcacactcctcagcctccctggaaaggtctacgccaaggtactggagaggagggtccgatcgatacttgaatctcagatagaggaggagcaatgtggttttcgtcctggccgtggaactgtggaccagctctatacccttgcaagggtgatgtagggggcatgggagtttgcccaaccaatccacatgtgctttgtggatttggagaaggcttatgaccgtgtccccaggggcaccctgtgggggacgctccaggagtatggggtgggtggctttctgttaagggccattcagtccctttaccagaggagcgtgagtttggtccgcatagccggtagtaagtcggacctgttcccagtgagggttggactccgccagggctgccctttgtcaccggttctgttcatcacttttatggacagaatttctagacgcagccgtggtgtggagtgtgtcgagtttggtggcaggagaatctcgtctctgctttttgcggatgatgtggtcctcctagcttcatccagctctgaccttcagctcttgctgggtaggttcgcggccgaatgtgaagcggctgggatgaggatcagcacctccaaatctgagaccatggttctcgaccggaaaagggtggcttgccacctccgggtcgggggagaggtcctacctcaagtggaggagtttaagtatctcggggtcttgttcacgagtgagggtaggagggatcgggagatcgacaggcggattggttcggcgtctgcagtgatgcggacgctgagccgatctgtcgtggggaagagggagctgagccagaaagccaggctctcgatttaccggtcgatctacgtcccaatcctcacctatggtcatgagctttgggtaatgaccgaaagaacgagatcgcggatacaagcggccgaaatgagtttcctccgtagggtggccgggctcagccttagagatagggtgaggagctcggacattcgggagggactcggagtagaaccgctgctcctccggatcgaaaggagccagtttaggtggttttggcatctggtcaggatgcctcctggacgcctccccggggaggtgtttcgggcatgtcctgccggcagaaagcccccgggtcgacccaggacacgttggagaggttacatctccaatctggtccgggaacgccttggggtcctgccggaggagctggtggagaaggccggggagaggacggcctggagctccctaattgggatgctgcccccgcgacccggacccggataagcggaggaagacgaagacgaaaacaATCCTTGTTGATTCGAACAAACCATTAAACCATCATCAGCTTAACACTGCACACACCTCTTAAACGTGTCGAAGACCAGTGAATCATCCGTATGTTTAGCATCTCTGTGTCCGGGAGGCAGGCACGTGTCTCCTACTTCCATTTCATAGCACGGTATCCCAAAATGCACCACAGTCAAGCTGGGGTTAAATGACGACCATCCTAATGGAAAAAGAGGAAGCGATGTAGAGTGAGGATGGTACGATGAGCCTTGTCTCCTCAGTCACGTTTCCTTACCTTTGGTTTTCACGTAGAAGGGATGGTCCAGCTGACACCGTGCTGTGACAGGGGTGTGTCCAAATGCACCGGGGTCAAAGGTCAGctgcagaacagcctgaccagatGACACTGTCTCCTCATGCTCCACCAGCTGCAGACCCTCGGATCCATAACTCTGCACAACAGATTGTTTATTTTAATATCAGCATGTTAAAGACTGAACTGAATTTCTTTTGTTTTGAGCCACTGACAGGAACAGAAAGCTGAAGGTCATGTTTACCTTCAGAAATCTTGACAGCTCTTCATCAGCACTGTCTTCGTTGGACTCCAAGTCCTCCACATCTTGCCATGCCATGCGTGAGCCACAGTGAAAACGCAGGTGAGTTCCTGATGATGAAGAATGGAGAACAGCAGAGAGAATAAAGAGCCATCTCTCAGTATGTGTACTTGTGAAATGTCATCAACGTTGGCCTAATTACTCTTCCAATCGTATCATGGCAAGCACTCTTAAGGTTCCCGGATGTGTTCCTGCTTGCCAAGTTGAGTACAGCCATTGTTTTACTTTGCCAGGAGACAGCCAGTACATATGGTAAATAGGTTTTTCAGAGCTGATACTCTGAGGCAGATATAGAAATGTTGTTTTTAAAGTGGCAAAGGTGAGTTCCACTGAGgagaaaatataacaaatcttatTTTGCAAGTATCAGAGGTTCAAAgcttcttcatgatgttttacatTCTAGGTGGCCATCACAGTTTTAATGGGAAAGCAAACTTCagagtctttaaagagcaagtcacccccaaatcaacttttttttttttttgctgataaactacataaatgagtgtctaattgtgctgcagacacatgtagtcaacaatttggcacttcagtgcatcttagttaaaatttaaatattctgcctaaaactgtcagtgttgtgctgttctcaggtaaaaactctgtactgcatttgaatttaaat is a window encoding:
- the LOC107382741 gene encoding HMG box-containing protein 1 isoform X2 gives rise to the protein MNTHGDQSHDPLRCDEHFLSSPSFPTSDVHMEYDDLPDLQEVKEELAALPVYQVEAGVSHQERLGHTHTSPPPDALWLTQLAHIATSPQSPLLQEPQSRFFSANTSSSSSDLHSYARPPPALPSSTGFPSGAPGRERRRSRTSSECGSAVSTWSSLSDDEDMGWSFSWPPTAWHCFLKGTHLRFHCGSRMAWQDVEDLESNEDSADEELSRFLKSYGSEGLQLVEHEETVSSGQAVLQLTFDPGAFGHTPVTARCQLDHPFYVKTKGWSSFNPSLTVVHFGIPCYEMEVGDTCLPPGHRDAKHTDDSLVFDTFKSYDFTPLDSSAVYVLSSMARRRRASQSSGGAVSPDRDTVQDCHSPSHLKHQKTTKKQCVKGGTSAPPTKCKRPMNAFMLFAKRFRVEYTQMYPGKDNRAISVLLGEQWKKLRSEDRQVFILQARALADEQKRLNPDCWKRKRNNSGSQGT
- the LOC107382741 gene encoding HMG box-containing protein 1 isoform X1, encoding MVWEVVKPALLSDDPESRNTHGTRHETKNTGVMNTHGDQSHDPLRCDEHFLSSPSFPTSDVHMEYDDLPDLQEVKEELAALPVYQVEAGVSHQERLGHTHTSPPPDALWLTQLAHIATSPQSPLLQEPQSRFFSANTSSSSSDLHSYARPPPALPSSTGFPSGAPGRERRRSRTSSECGSAVSTWSSLSDDEDMGWSFSWPPTAWHCFLKGTHLRFHCGSRMAWQDVEDLESNEDSADEELSRFLKSYGSEGLQLVEHEETVSSGQAVLQLTFDPGAFGHTPVTARCQLDHPFYVKTKGWSSFNPSLTVVHFGIPCYEMEVGDTCLPPGHRDAKHTDDSLVFDTFKSYDFTPLDSSAVYVLSSMARRRRASQSSGGAVSPDRDTVQDCHSPSHLKHQKTTKKQCVKGGTSAPPTKCKRPMNAFMLFAKRFRVEYTQMYPGKDNRAISVLLGEQWKKLRSEDRQVFILQARALADEQKRLNPDCWKRKRNNSGSQGT